One part of the Lotus japonicus ecotype B-129 chromosome 2, LjGifu_v1.2 genome encodes these proteins:
- the LOC130740460 gene encoding uncharacterized protein LOC130740460 isoform X3 — protein MFSYWNSYQAGCKTIVSETHPPSRMYQPGSGANKSEACLPQGVSDTVEKKQQTLFQKTKSSGLRMPSPSLGYFSQSKASSSHSQLQKSSKPCNPAVSSIPKVRKSEMISINETRLPLAPRKRSEIIKGAQKNCSEGLSISDVKSEPSIQIENKQMVGAEVECDSLGSEKISNHVKVGNILVHVNLKYKEQEVHKSENVGSKEDVVLPLHENKLLSKSHTNDQLEEEIGHPQDEKLYDILSNGDQSLFQEQQSMDYNSLQRTSNNISNTMHNAVEQDEDEEIRPHACDVLTSNENLVLLAEHGASFENSRHSVELKEYSSVKVALLNSSLTDFSETALGGSIQGIPCKNTEQVDCGAGDFGKYGRDAKVHLLNGNLSVSCNEITQTNLDAVNQQLQGGQLKTSSPSIVGEISSKNENECLIDNCQLVHVAILASKISPQKSVQEINGATQSESQMTEIEDCHPPVGVQSGLILERPVDEEYDQVIDSKVLHDGTQSFELDIFRTVLTTACCTKVYDSPKRRPFCENNIENLNFTCPTGKADRYSGGSDMSISSCSPMSESQLREDSFSRETSLHGDVQRDVPGNFEQQASMLAYPDINEMLCEDESLVLNHGRLLHQSEISEVSVDFNSNTKDFIGHGAENPSGFLQGTELAQSVQEFEHTNNEIEEQQARMLANPEINDTVCADESVVPNHDHLFLQSEFSVSVDFISNTKDSIGKGAENPSGLLQHTELNQSAPEFEHINREIEESYVEDVQAQIFNENSVADNCNNKHGLSVSIDQLSLEDHNNIKEDSENVDKILHLDGDWLPADIASSEEISEKNLYEGAFEGCNIHISEHYAYNHHIQAMPENKDGNSNVDEKAELLQINDTRKVSSDISPLVEVLLNACDVNEHSASNHHIQAAPDNEDGNSDVDERAELLKIDDATKGASDIFPLVKVQLNASDLPEHNASNHHIPDLPENQDGNSDVDERAELLQIDDATKGASDILPLLEVQGNARDLAEHNASNHHVHDMPQYKDRNNDVEERAALLQIDYAKKGASDILPLLEVQLNDSVISADFDSSIKVSEDPFTKIDAWKSEDQCSLGENSKLRASDNLTFNARIPQGSEVSSLDSKRFSDEAETIFEKDDFPNTDMQHQTKGDISIAEDSNKMIQLPKSTIKSKQEVPALKPPPNAAPFSDEWLAALEAAGEEILTMKSGAVQNSPPHKPQHEPSPWSPVRRKSQAIGPFDCTKVTKHNVQHSG, from the exons ATGTTCAGTTACTGGAACTCTTACCAAGCTGGCTGCAAAACAATTG TTTCAGAAACACATCCACCATCCAGAATGTATCAACCAGGAAGTGGAGCAAATAAGTCAGAAGCTTGTCTTCCACAAGGTGTTTCTGACACTGTTGAAAAAAAGCAACAGACactttttcaaaaaacaaaatcatctGGCCTAAGGATGCCATCTCCCTCTCTGGGATACTTTTCTCAG TCAAAAGCTTCCAGTTCACATAGCCAATTGCAGAAAAGCTCTAAACCTTGCAATCCAGCTGTGAGTAGCATTCCTAAAGTAAGGAAGTCGGAAATGATTTCTATTAATGAAACAAGACTCCCTCTTGCTCCTAGGAAAAGGTCTGAAATTATCAAAGGAGCACAGAAGAATTGCTCCGAGGGATTAAGCATTTCAGATGTAAAGTCCGAACCAAGCATACAAATAGAAAATAAGCAGATGGTTGGTGCAGAAGTCGAATGTGATTCTTTGGGTTCTGAAAAAATAAGTAACCATGTAAAGGTTGGAAACATTCTTGTACATGTCAACTTAAAATATAAGGAACAAGAAGTACATAAAAGTGAGAATGTTGGCAGCAAGGAGGACGTGGTACTCCCTTTACATGAAAATAAACTTCTTTCCAAGAGTCATACCAATGATCAGTTGGAGGAAGAGATTGGCCACCCTCAGGATGAAAAATTATATGATATCTTGTCAAATGGGGATCAGTCTTTATTTCAGGAGCAACAATCTATGGACTACAACAGCCTGCAGAGAACTTCAAATAATATTTCAAATACTATGCATAATGCCGTggaacaagatgaagatgaggaaATCAGACCGCATGCTTGTGATGTTCTGACTTCTAATGAAAATTTGGTGCTACTGGCAGAGCATGGGGCTTCTTTTGAGAATAGTAGACATTCTGTAGAGTTGAAGGAATACAGTAGTGTCAAGGTTGCACTTTTAAATTCTAGTCTTACTGATTTTAGTGAAACTGCTTTGGGAGGATCGATACAAGGTATCCCGTGCAAGAATACTGAACAGGTTGATTGTGGTGCTGGTGATTTTGGTAAATATGGACGGGATGCAAAAGTACATTTATTGAATGGGAATCTCTCAGTCAGTTGCAATGAAATCACCCAAACAAATTTGGATGCAGTTAATCAGCAGTTGCAGGGGGGACAACTCAAGACTTCAAGTCCTAGTATTGTTGGAGAAATTAgttcaaaaaatgaaaatgaatgtCTTATAGATAATTGTCAGCTAGTTCATGTGGCAATTTTGGCTTCCAAAATTTCTCCTCAAAAGTCTGTGCAAGAAATCAATGGTGCTACTCAAAGTGAATCACAGATGACTGAAATTGAAGACTGTCATCCTCCAGTAGGTGTGCAATCAGGTCTCATTCTGGAAAGACCAGTTGATGAAGAATATGACCAGGTTATTGACTCCAAAGTATTGCATGATGGAACTCAATCGTTTGAATTGGATATCTTCAGAACTGTTTTGACAACGGCTTGCTGCACTAAGGTTTATGATTCTCCGAAAAGAAGACCTTTTTGTGAGAATAATATAGAAAATCTCAATTTTACATGTCCCACGGGGAAAGCTGATCGTTATTCCGGGGGAAGTGATATGTCAATTAGTAGCTGCAGTCCCATGTCTGAATCACAGCTTAGAGAAGACAGTTTTTCTAGGGAAACTTCCTTGCACGGTGATGTTCAGCGTGATGTCCCTGGAAACTTTGAGCAACAAGCTAGTATGTTAGCATATCCTGACATTAATGAAATGCTTTGTGAGGATGAGAGTCTAGTGCTAAATCATGGACGCTTGCTTCATCAGAGTGAAATTTCTGAAGTTTCCGTAGATTTCAATTCAAACACCAAAGATTTTATTGGTCATGGAGCTGAAAACCCCTCTGGCTTTTTACAAGGTACAGAATTGGCTCAATCAGTCCAAGAATTTGAACACACCAACAATGAGATTGAGGAGCAACAAGCTAGAATGTTAGCAAATCCTGAAATTAATGATACTGTTTGTGCGGATGAGAGTGTAGTGCCAAATCATGACCACTTGTTTCTTCAGAGTGAATTTTCTGTTTCTGTAGATTTCATTTCGAATACCAAAGATTCTATTGGTAAGGGAGCTGAAAACCCCTCTGGCCTTTTACAACATACAGAATTGAACCAATCAGCCCCAGAATTCGAACACATTAACAGAGAGATTGAGGAATCATATGTGGAAGACGTACAAGCGCAGATCTTTAATGAAAATTCAGTGGCTGACAACTGCAACAATAAACACGGTCTTTCAGTTTCTATTGATCAATTATCATTGGAAGATCATAATAATATAAAAGAAGATTCCGAGAATGTTGATAAGATACTGCACTTGGATGGTGACTGGCTGCCCGCAGATATTGCTTCCTCTGAAGAAATCagtgaaaaaaatttatatgaGGGAGCATTTGAAGGATGCAATATCCATATAAGCGAACACTATGCTTACAATCATCACATTCAGGCTATGCCTGAAAACAAAGATGGCAATAGTAATGTGGATGAAAAGGCCGAGCTTTTGCAAATCAATGATACAAGAAAGGTTTCTTCTGACATATCACCATTAGTCGAAGTTCTACTCAACGCATGTGATGTGAATGAACACAGTGCTTCCAATCATCATATTCAGGCTGCGCCTGATAACGAAGATGGAAATAGTGATGTGGATGAAAGAGCAGAGCTTTTGAAGATTGATGATGCAACAAAAGGTGCTTCTGACATATTCCCATTAGTTAAAGTTCAACTCAATGCAAGTGATTTGCCTGAACACAATGCTTCCAATCATCATATTCCAGATTTGCCTGAAAACCAAGATGGGAATAGTGATGTGGATGAAAGGGCAGAGCTTTTGCAAATCGATGATGCAACAAAAGGTGCTTCTGACATATTGCCATTACTTGAAGTTCAAGGCAATGCACGTGATTTGGCTGAACACAATGCTTCCAATCATCATGTTCATGATATGCCTCAATACAAAGATAGAAATAATGATGTGGAAGAAAGGGCAGCACTTTTGCAAATTGATTATGCAAAAAAAGGTGCTTCTGACATATTGCCATTGCTTGAAGTTCAACTCAATGATAGTGTTATTTCTGCTGACTTTGATTCTTCTATAAAAGTGAGCGAAGATCCCTTTACAAAGATAGATGCTTGGAAATCTGAGGATCAGTGTTCTTTAGGTGAAAATTCAAAGTTACGAGCTTCAGATAATCTAACCTTTAATGCAAGAATCCCACAAGGCAGTGAAGTTAGTTCATTAGATAGTAAACGTTTTTCAGATGAAGCTGAAACTATCTTTGAGAAAGATGATTTTCCTAATACCGACATGCAGCATCAGACAAAAGGCGACATTAGTATTGCAGAAGACAGCAACAAAATGATTCAACT CCCGAAATCTACGATTAAAAGCAAACAGGAAGTTCCTGCATTGAAGCCTCCACCAAATGCTGCTCCATTTTCTGATGAATGGTTAGCTGCACTTGAAGCAGCTGGAGAG GAGATTTTAACAATGAAAAGCGGCGCTGTACAAAATTCTCCCCCTCACAAGCCTCAGCATGAACCAAGTCCTTGGTCCCCG GTGAGACGTAAAAGCCAAGCCATTGGACCATTTGACTGTACCAAAGTAACCAAACACAACGTGCAGCATTCCGGTTAA